ACAGATCAAATAGCGTTTGAGTTGGAGACTCCGAGGGATCGCAATAGTAGTTTTGAGCCTGAGATAGTGAAAAAGAGGCAGACCTATCCTGGTGACGCACTGGAGAGCAAAATCATATCCCTGTACGGTTTTGGGATGAGTTATAACG
This portion of the Nitrospirota bacterium genome encodes:
- a CDS encoding transposase, which produces MTPLIKRILEAALEGELDNHLSDERESGGRNRKNGSTCKTVKTDQIAFELETPRDRNSSFEPEIVKKRQTYPGDALESKIISLYGFGMSYN